In Mangifera indica cultivar Alphonso chromosome 1, CATAS_Mindica_2.1, whole genome shotgun sequence, a single genomic region encodes these proteins:
- the LOC123193448 gene encoding NAC domain-containing protein 90-like, with translation MVEDMPPGFRFYPTEIELISFYLHHKLHTNSEDFSRIMDQVIPVVNIYDFNPWELPQFSQYLCHKDPEQWFFFVPRQESEARGGRPNRLTTEGYWKATGSPGFVYTSNRAVGEKRTMVFYRGRAPNGRKTQWKMNEYKAIEREASTSAGQDFSLCRVYKKSKCLRAFDRRPPPPLPPLQLGAVIGQSRAQQVEDHLGDEATNSHHQPSSQVCMVERTNSVYSSSAVDYGHTSQNDESNNMAVGSGCDQLLWDLDQLDLFCGMR, from the exons atggtAGAGGATATGCCACCTGGGTTTCGTTTTTACCCAactgaaattgaattgatttcCTTCTATCTTCATCACAAGCTTCATACTAACTCAGAGGACTTCAGCCGGATTATGGACCAGGTTATACCTGTTGTAAATATTTACGACTTCAATCCTTGGGAACTTCCAC AATTTTCGCAATACCTGTGCCACAAAGATCCTGAACAATGGTTCTTCTTTGTTCCGAGACAAGAGAGTGAAGCACGAGGAGGGAGACCAAACAGACTGACAACTGAAGGATATTGGAAAGCCACTGGGTCACCTGGTTTCGTTTACACTTCAAATCGTGCAGTTGGAGAAAAAAGAACAATGGTTTTCTATAGGGGAAGAGCTCCAAATGGAAGGAAAACTCAGTGGAAAATGAATGAATACAAAGCCATTGAACGAGAAGCATCAACATCG gCAGGGCAAGATTTCAGTTTGTGCCGGGTGTACAAGAAATCGAAATGCTTGCGGGCCTTTGACCGGCGTCCACCTCCACCACTTCCACCGCTTCAACTGGGAGCAGTAATAGGCCAGTCAAGGGCTCAGCAAGTTGAAGATCATCTTGGTGATGAGGCGACAAACTCTCATCATCAGCCTAGTTCTCAAGTATGTATGGTAGAGAGAACAAACTCAGTATATAGTTCATCCGCAGTAGACTATGGCCACACCTCTCAAAATGATGAAAGTAACAACATGGCAGTGGGCTCTGGTTGTGATCAACTTTTGTGGGATTTGGATCAACTGGATTTGTTCTGCGGCATGCGATAG